The Mesorhizobium sp. B1-1-8 genome contains a region encoding:
- a CDS encoding GFA family protein — MSLDNRPVYTGGCQCGAVRFRVEGALGDASVCHCRMCQKASGNFYLPLVSVRDARLDWTRGERKRFRSSNAVWRGFCAECGTPLTFEAPDGVALAIAAFDDPAGIAPTIQWGVEAKLPYVDGIPKLPSEDTMADISSAPYLAELVSYQHPDHDTEQWPPEERP, encoded by the coding sequence ATGAGCCTCGACAACCGGCCGGTCTATACGGGCGGCTGCCAGTGCGGCGCGGTGCGCTTTCGCGTCGAGGGCGCGCTCGGCGATGCATCCGTCTGCCATTGCCGCATGTGCCAGAAGGCGAGCGGCAATTTCTACCTGCCGCTGGTCTCCGTGCGCGACGCCAGGCTCGACTGGACGCGCGGCGAGCGCAAGCGCTTCCGCTCGTCCAATGCCGTTTGGCGCGGTTTCTGCGCCGAATGCGGCACGCCGCTGACTTTCGAGGCGCCCGACGGCGTAGCACTGGCAATTGCCGCCTTCGACGATCCGGCCGGCATCGCGCCGACCATCCAGTGGGGCGTGGAGGCGAAGCTTCCTTATGTCGACGGCATTCCAAAGCTGCCGTCCGAAGATACGATGGCTGACATTTCCTCGGCGCCCTATCTCGCCGAGCTCGTCTCCTACCAGCATCCCGACCACGACACCGAGCAATGGCCACCGGAGGAAAGACCATGA
- a CDS encoding VOC family protein, whose product MIDHLGITVSDFDASKAFYDKAMAPLGASLLYMVPEEYTGGAKVGGYGRDRPVFWVSAGGEKPRDRQHVAFTARSRAEVDAFHAAALAAGGTDNGGPGLRPHYHPNYYGAFVFDPDGNNVEAVCHDPE is encoded by the coding sequence ATGATCGACCATCTCGGCATCACCGTTTCCGATTTCGACGCCTCGAAAGCCTTCTACGACAAGGCGATGGCGCCGCTGGGCGCGTCGTTGCTCTACATGGTGCCGGAGGAATATACGGGCGGCGCCAAAGTCGGCGGCTATGGCCGCGACCGGCCGGTGTTCTGGGTGAGTGCGGGCGGGGAGAAACCGAGGGACCGTCAGCACGTCGCCTTCACCGCGCGCAGCCGCGCCGAGGTCGACGCCTTCCATGCCGCGGCCCTTGCGGCCGGCGGCACGGACAATGGCGGGCCTGGCCTGCGCCCGCACTACCATCCTAACTATTACGGCGCCTTCGTCTTCGATCCCGACGGCAACAACGTAGAGGCGGTCTGCCATGATCCGGAATGA
- a CDS encoding endonuclease domain-containing protein, translating to MTHHRVSLLNRGNARKMRKAMTDAELKLWNEVRARRLMGMAFRRQMPIAGYIVDFACPDKKLIVELDGSQHGSPEVSSSDAARTAKLETLGWTILRFWNDDVIRDIDNVCQHIVIAAGPGNAEEPAPAREELAP from the coding sequence ATGACCCATCATCGGGTGTCTCTTCTCAACCGCGGCAATGCGCGCAAGATGCGCAAGGCGATGACAGATGCCGAATTGAAGCTTTGGAATGAGGTCCGTGCTCGTAGGCTGATGGGAATGGCGTTCCGCCGCCAGATGCCCATAGCTGGCTACATCGTCGATTTTGCCTGCCCCGACAAGAAGCTGATCGTCGAGCTGGACGGCTCGCAACATGGTTCGCCGGAGGTGTCGTCATCCGATGCTGCGCGAACCGCGAAGCTCGAGACGCTAGGCTGGACCATCCTGCGCTTCTGGAACGACGACGTCATCCGCGATATCGACAATGTCTGCCAGCACATCGTCATCGCCGCCGGCCCGGGCAACGCCGAAGAGCCGGCACCAGCAAGGGAGGAGCTCGCTCCATGA